The following proteins come from a genomic window of Acinetobacter sp. SAAs474:
- a CDS encoding lauroyl acyltransferase, with translation MSKKPEYKPGEFRWSFLLPQYWGIWISIIFLMILAILPWWIQYRLAKILGLLSFKYLKSRRNTTRRNLEVCFPEWSAAQVEANAKQVFIDQMLGVFETLNAWYCPDWFKGRTEIEGLEHIQRAQAAGKGVLLLGTHSTLLDAGGYVCAQYFDPDVVYRPQNNPLLDMLIYRCRATIYSHQIDHDDMRGLIRQLKNGRAIWYSPDQDFGLKQGIMAPFFAVPAATLTAHRRLLKMTHAAAIPLYFYRTGDLHHPRYKVLIEPPVENFPSADELDDATRTNLIIERQLRIAPTQYMWFHRRFKTRPEGYQNIY, from the coding sequence ATGAGTAAAAAACCAGAGTATAAACCCGGTGAATTTCGCTGGTCTTTTCTATTACCACAATATTGGGGCATATGGATCAGTATTATCTTCTTAATGATTTTGGCCATTTTACCTTGGTGGATTCAATACCGTTTAGCAAAAATTTTAGGACTGCTATCTTTTAAATATTTAAAGTCACGTCGCAACACTACACGACGTAATTTAGAGGTCTGCTTTCCTGAATGGTCGGCAGCACAAGTTGAAGCCAATGCCAAACAAGTTTTTATTGACCAAATGTTGGGCGTATTTGAGACCTTAAATGCATGGTATTGTCCTGACTGGTTTAAAGGTCGTACTGAAATTGAAGGACTTGAACATATTCAGCGTGCCCAAGCAGCAGGGAAAGGTGTATTACTCTTAGGCACACACTCAACGCTACTTGATGCCGGTGGCTATGTCTGTGCACAATATTTTGATCCAGATGTGGTCTATAGACCACAGAATAATCCCCTACTCGATATGCTTATTTATCGTTGTCGTGCTACGATTTATAGCCATCAAATTGATCATGATGATATGCGTGGCCTCATTCGTCAGTTAAAAAATGGCCGTGCCATTTGGTATAGTCCTGACCAAGATTTTGGTTTAAAGCAAGGGATTATGGCCCCTTTTTTTGCTGTACCGGCTGCCACATTAACTGCACATCGACGCTTATTAAAAATGACACATGCGGCTGCAATTCCACTTTATTTTTATCGTACCGGTGATTTGCATCATCCTCGTTATAAAGTTTTGATTGAGCCACCTGTAGAGAATTTTCCAAGTGCAGATGAACTTGATGATGCTACACGAACCAACCTTATTATTGAACGACAATTACGGATTGCACCAACACAATATATGTGGTTCCACCGTCGCTTTAAAACACGCCCCGAAGGATATCAAAACATTTACTAA
- the leuB gene encoding 3-isopropylmalate dehydrogenase — MSKHILILPGDGIGPEIIRAAEQVLACVNEKFNLGLTWEQGLLGGAAIDAHGEPYPAVTAEQAKKANAILLGAVGGPKWDTIERSIRPERGLLKIRSELNLFANLRPAILYPQLAEASSLKAEVVSGLDILIVRELTGGIYFGQPRGIRELENGEKQGFNTDVYAESEIKRIAKVAFELARLRGGKVCSVDKANVLEVTELWKQTVTALKEAQYPEINLSHMYVDNAAMQLVRAPKQFDVIVTGNLFGDILSDEAAMLTGSIGMLPSASLDENGKGMYEPCHGSAPDIAGQNIANPLATILSVAMMLRYTFREEVAAKAIENAVGQVLDQGLRTSDIMAVGHQQVGTAEMGQAVVAALN; from the coding sequence ATGTCTAAACATATTTTGATTTTACCAGGTGATGGTATTGGCCCAGAAATTATTCGTGCTGCAGAGCAAGTGCTTGCCTGTGTGAACGAAAAATTCAATTTAGGTTTGACGTGGGAGCAAGGCCTCCTAGGAGGGGCTGCAATCGATGCACATGGTGAACCCTATCCGGCAGTGACAGCTGAACAGGCTAAAAAAGCCAATGCGATCTTATTGGGAGCTGTGGGTGGTCCAAAATGGGATACCATTGAACGTTCTATTCGACCTGAACGTGGATTACTTAAAATTCGTTCTGAGTTAAATTTATTCGCTAATTTACGTCCAGCAATTTTATATCCACAATTGGCAGAAGCATCGAGCTTAAAAGCAGAAGTGGTTTCTGGTTTAGACATTTTAATTGTTCGTGAATTAACGGGTGGGATTTATTTTGGCCAGCCTCGTGGTATTCGTGAATTAGAAAATGGTGAAAAACAAGGTTTTAATACCGATGTTTATGCAGAATCAGAAATTAAACGTATCGCTAAAGTCGCATTCGAATTGGCTCGTTTACGTGGTGGTAAAGTGTGTTCTGTTGATAAAGCTAACGTACTCGAAGTCACTGAACTTTGGAAGCAAACGGTTACTGCATTAAAAGAAGCACAATATCCAGAAATTAATTTATCGCATATGTATGTTGATAATGCAGCAATGCAATTGGTTCGTGCACCAAAACAATTTGACGTGATTGTGACTGGAAATCTATTTGGTGATATCTTATCCGATGAAGCAGCAATGTTAACTGGTTCTATTGGCATGTTGCCATCGGCATCTTTAGATGAAAATGGTAAAGGAATGTATGAACCATGTCATGGTTCAGCACCTGATATCGCAGGTCAAAATATTGCCAATCCATTGGCAACCATTCTTTCTGTGGCGATGATGTTGCGTTACACTTTCCGTGAGGAAGTGGCAGCAAAAGCGATTGAAAATGCGGTTGGTCAAGTATTAGATCAGGGTTTACGTACAAGTGATATTATGGCAGTTGGTCACCAGCAAGTAGGCACAGCAGAAATGGGGCAAGCTGTAGTTGCTGCGTTAAATTAA
- the asd gene encoding aspartate-semialdehyde dehydrogenase translates to MKVGLVGWRGMVGSVLMQRMVEENDFTHFEPFYFSTSNAGGEAPAFGGKTAPALIDAKDITRLKQMDVIITCQGGDYTSEIFPQLKAEHWDGYWIDAASTLRMDDEAIIVLDPVNMHVIQDGLVKGTKTFVGGNCTVSLMLMGLGGLFQNNLVEWATSMTYQAASGAGAQNMRELINGMGYLYQNTQDLLADPRSPILAIDSKIAELQRGEGFPCANFGVPLAGSLIPYIDKQLESGQSKEEWKGQVETNKILGNQQIVPIDGHCVRIGAMRCHSQALTLKLKKDVALDEIEDMLSQANPWAKVIPNTREASMTELTPVAVTGTLSVPVGRLRKLNMGKEYLGAFTVGDQLLWGAAEPLRRMLRILIDYKNS, encoded by the coding sequence ATGAAAGTAGGTCTGGTCGGTTGGCGCGGGATGGTTGGTTCCGTCCTTATGCAACGAATGGTTGAAGAGAATGATTTTACTCATTTTGAGCCATTTTATTTCTCTACCAGTAATGCAGGAGGTGAAGCTCCTGCATTTGGCGGTAAAACTGCCCCAGCACTTATAGATGCCAAAGACATTACCCGTCTAAAGCAAATGGATGTCATTATTACCTGCCAAGGTGGCGACTATACCTCTGAAATCTTTCCTCAACTCAAAGCTGAGCACTGGGATGGATATTGGATTGATGCTGCATCGACTTTACGTATGGATGATGAGGCGATTATTGTCCTCGATCCTGTCAATATGCATGTGATTCAAGATGGTTTAGTCAAAGGTACTAAAACCTTTGTCGGTGGTAACTGCACTGTATCACTGATGCTAATGGGACTAGGTGGTTTATTCCAAAATAATTTAGTGGAATGGGCAACATCGATGACCTATCAAGCAGCCTCTGGTGCTGGCGCACAGAATATGCGTGAATTGATTAATGGTATGGGTTATTTATATCAGAATACTCAAGATTTATTGGCAGATCCACGCTCTCCAATCTTAGCTATTGATTCAAAAATCGCAGAATTACAACGTGGTGAGGGCTTCCCTTGCGCTAACTTCGGTGTACCTTTAGCAGGCTCATTAATCCCTTATATTGATAAGCAACTAGAAAGCGGTCAATCGAAAGAAGAATGGAAAGGCCAAGTTGAAACCAATAAAATTTTAGGCAATCAACAAATTGTTCCTATTGATGGCCACTGTGTCCGTATTGGTGCAATGCGCTGTCACTCTCAAGCACTCACCTTAAAATTGAAAAAAGATGTAGCGCTTGATGAAATTGAAGATATGTTAAGTCAAGCCAATCCTTGGGCAAAAGTCATTCCAAATACACGTGAAGCGTCTATGACTGAGCTGACACCTGTTGCCGTTACAGGTACCTTATCCGTTCCAGTTGGTCGTTTACGTAAACTGAATATGGGTAAAGAATATCTTGGCGCTTTTACCGTAGGTGATCAACTACTTTGGGGTGCTGCAGAACCTCTTCGTCGTATGTTGCGTATTTTGATTGATTATAAAAATAGCTAA
- a CDS encoding SlyX family protein, whose translation MTKYNIDDDQGSFSAPIEDLQVRIAFLDDLIDQLNDQIAKQAMEISDLKKQMQILYQRVESADLSEGIEAFDPINNIPPHY comes from the coding sequence GTGACTAAATATAATATTGATGATGATCAGGGGTCATTTTCCGCACCTATTGAAGATTTGCAAGTGCGAATTGCTTTTTTAGATGATTTAATTGATCAATTAAACGATCAAATAGCTAAACAGGCGATGGAAATCTCTGATTTAAAAAAACAAATGCAAATTTTGTATCAGCGTGTTGAATCTGCAGATTTATCTGAAGGGATAGAAGCTTTTGATCCAATCAACAATATTCCACCGCATTATTAA
- the infA gene encoding translation initiation factor IF-1, whose amino-acid sequence MANKEELIEFEGVVTETLPNTMFRVRLENGHEVIAHISGKMRKHYIRILTGDSVKVEMTPYDLTKGRITYRAR is encoded by the coding sequence ATGGCCAATAAAGAGGAACTCATCGAGTTCGAAGGCGTTGTCACCGAAACGCTTCCTAACACTATGTTTCGTGTACGTTTAGAAAACGGTCACGAGGTGATCGCACACATCTCTGGTAAAATGCGTAAGCACTATATCCGTATTTTAACAGGTGATAGTGTAAAAGTTGAAATGACACCTTATGACTTAACTAAAGGTCGTATTACTTACCGTGCACGCTAA
- a CDS encoding asparaginase domain-containing protein → MNKIALIYMGGTLGCIGEPLSPMPATQFIPQLQQIFAQDHAITCFVAPVIKDSSACTAEDWLKLVEFIQSLQATFKHFVIIHGTDTLSYASAVLAQLLGRSAHVVCTGSQYPLLNITGTKIRDQSDAYANLNFALTAVITQPKGVYLAFHQRLIHAQTALKQHTTQLDAFTGIEVDTILQQHAQAMLIHAEHIHKAKTFNCVSLMLQPIQIACHIAFLTAIIAQPPTVLILQGFGTGNIAVNPELLQILQKIRDQNCAVIISSQVPFGDLDQRYAISNWIQHANFLVDNSYSHADLYAKTLKMYLKYDTVDQWDQHWHDNV, encoded by the coding sequence ATGAATAAAATTGCCTTAATTTATATGGGTGGAACTTTAGGCTGTATTGGTGAACCTTTAAGTCCAATGCCAGCAACACAATTTATTCCACAGTTGCAACAAATTTTTGCTCAAGATCATGCTATCACATGCTTTGTTGCCCCTGTAATAAAAGACAGTAGCGCCTGCACTGCAGAAGATTGGCTTAAACTCGTTGAATTTATTCAATCTTTACAAGCAACATTTAAACACTTCGTCATTATTCATGGCACAGATACACTCAGCTATGCCAGTGCTGTATTAGCACAGCTACTAGGTCGCTCAGCACATGTGGTCTGTACTGGTAGCCAATATCCTTTACTCAATATTACAGGCACAAAAATTCGTGACCAAAGCGATGCCTACGCCAATCTAAATTTTGCCTTAACGGCAGTAATCACTCAGCCCAAGGGTGTTTACTTAGCATTCCATCAACGTTTAATTCATGCACAGACGGCATTAAAACAGCATACGACTCAATTAGATGCATTTACTGGCATAGAAGTCGATACGATACTTCAGCAGCACGCACAAGCAATGTTAATCCATGCTGAGCATATCCATAAGGCAAAAACATTTAACTGCGTCAGTTTGATGTTACAACCGATCCAGATTGCATGTCATATTGCATTTTTAACCGCTATTATAGCTCAACCACCGACAGTACTTATTCTGCAAGGATTTGGTACAGGTAATATTGCAGTTAATCCTGAATTACTACAAATTTTACAAAAAATTCGTGATCAAAATTGTGCTGTTATTATTAGCAGCCAAGTTCCTTTTGGCGATTTAGATCAACGCTATGCGATAAGCAACTGGATTCAACACGCCAATTTTTTAGTCGATAATAGTTATAGTCATGCAGATCTTTATGCAAAAACATTAAAAATGTATTTAAAATACGATACCGTAGACCAATGGGATCAGCATTGGCATGATAACGTCTAA
- the truA gene encoding tRNA pseudouridine(38-40) synthase TruA: MQRFAIGIEFCGIRYKGWQTQQAGVPSIQQTIENVLSKIANEPISLHGAGRTDAGVHATNMVAHFDTQAIRPIRGWLMGANSTLPKDIAIQWIQEMDRDFHARFKAQARRYRYVVYNHPQRPALLHKQVTHAFYPLNVAKMIEAAKKFEGTHNFESFRAAACQSNQPVRHVRHCRLIQHGCYLVLDIQADGFLHHMVRNIMGCLLEIGQGMYDIEHIDQIFAAQNRKAAGITAPPDGLYFIHADYPAHFNLPQQPLGPHWLNMPE, from the coding sequence ATGCAACGTTTTGCAATTGGTATTGAGTTTTGTGGCATTCGATATAAAGGTTGGCAAACGCAACAAGCTGGTGTCCCGAGCATACAACAAACCATTGAAAACGTACTCTCTAAAATCGCCAATGAGCCCATTAGTTTACATGGTGCTGGCAGGACAGATGCTGGTGTGCATGCCACCAATATGGTGGCACATTTTGATACACAAGCGATTCGTCCAATACGAGGCTGGTTGATGGGAGCCAATAGCACACTACCCAAAGATATTGCAATTCAATGGATTCAAGAAATGGATCGTGACTTCCATGCACGATTTAAAGCCCAAGCACGCCGCTACCGCTATGTTGTTTACAATCATCCACAGCGTCCAGCCTTATTACATAAGCAAGTGACCCATGCTTTCTACCCTTTAAATGTCGCTAAAATGATTGAAGCTGCCAAAAAATTTGAAGGTACGCATAATTTTGAAAGCTTTAGGGCAGCAGCATGCCAATCCAATCAACCCGTACGTCATGTACGTCATTGCCGCTTGATTCAACATGGCTGCTATTTGGTACTGGATATTCAAGCTGATGGCTTTTTACACCATATGGTGCGTAACATCATGGGATGTTTACTTGAAATTGGCCAAGGTATGTATGATATTGAACATATTGATCAAATTTTTGCTGCACAAAATCGCAAAGCTGCAGGTATTACCGCTCCGCCCGATGGTCTTTATTTTATTCATGCAGACTATCCAGCGCACTTTAACTTACCGCAACAGCCTTTAGGACCACATTGGTTAAATATGCCAGAGTAA
- the clcA gene encoding H(+)/Cl(-) exchange transporter ClcA, translating into MQKSNTIALTIAKKINRWQKRSPFIILFLACIVGAFTGLLGSLFQLGINAIISWRMNIGNDSDSIFHNMYWKVFLTFIITAAMGAVSYYLVKRYAPESAGSGIPEVEGALLDLRPVRWWRVLPVKFFGGLAALGSGMVLGREGPTVQMGSNLGKMVSDISRVKSKESQHTLIATGAGAGITTAFNAPLGGILFVIEEMRGEFTYTKASIKAVFIGCVSACIVYQLIMGSGAVLNISTPSSAPLHSIWIYIFLGLLLGIIGSFSNFIILTIRNGLDLFYQKKQYLFPMTGAILAGSFGILTLFLPDITGGGFDMIPHVIDGLYAFYPLLLIFLLRFIATVLCFGSGAPGGIFSPTITLGAILGVLFGLMGQSIFPEYNIQLSTCAVLGMAGLFAASIRAPLTGIIIVIEMTGSYMLILPLILTCVAATFMAQTLGATSLYSEILNNTLDKLGIKREE; encoded by the coding sequence ATGCAGAAAAGCAACACTATAGCGCTGACTATTGCAAAAAAAATTAATCGATGGCAAAAACGCTCTCCTTTTATTATTCTTTTTTTAGCCTGTATCGTGGGTGCATTTACAGGTTTACTTGGTTCTTTGTTCCAACTTGGTATCAATGCCATTATTTCATGGCGAATGAATATTGGTAACGATAGCGACAGTATATTTCACAATATGTATTGGAAAGTCTTCCTCACATTTATCATTACTGCCGCCATGGGGGCAGTGTCGTATTATCTTGTCAAAAGATATGCACCTGAATCTGCAGGTTCTGGAATTCCCGAAGTTGAAGGTGCCTTACTCGATTTAAGGCCTGTACGATGGTGGAGAGTTTTACCTGTTAAATTTTTTGGTGGACTTGCTGCTTTAGGGAGTGGCATGGTGTTAGGGCGCGAAGGCCCAACGGTACAAATGGGATCTAATTTAGGGAAAATGGTCTCGGATATTTCTCGAGTCAAAAGCAAAGAATCACAACATACCCTTATTGCGACAGGTGCTGGTGCTGGAATTACCACAGCATTTAATGCACCATTAGGTGGTATTTTATTTGTAATAGAAGAAATGAGAGGTGAATTTACCTATACCAAAGCCTCGATTAAGGCTGTTTTTATTGGCTGTGTTTCTGCTTGTATTGTCTATCAACTGATTATGGGTTCAGGCGCTGTGTTAAATATATCCACCCCGAGTTCAGCACCGCTTCATAGTATCTGGATTTATATCTTTTTAGGCTTATTATTGGGAATTATTGGCTCATTTTCTAACTTTATTATTTTAACCATACGTAATGGCTTGGACCTTTTCTATCAAAAAAAACAATATCTATTTCCCATGACAGGTGCAATCCTCGCTGGTTCATTTGGCATATTGACCTTATTTTTACCCGATATTACTGGGGGTGGATTCGATATGATTCCACATGTCATTGATGGGTTATATGCGTTTTATCCGTTACTGTTAATTTTCTTATTACGATTTATTGCAACAGTTTTATGCTTTGGTTCTGGTGCACCAGGAGGTATTTTTTCACCCACGATTACATTGGGTGCAATTCTAGGTGTGTTATTTGGCTTGATGGGACAATCCATATTTCCTGAATATAATATTCAACTCAGTACCTGCGCTGTACTGGGAATGGCTGGATTATTTGCAGCCAGTATCCGTGCCCCTCTCACTGGAATCATCATTGTGATTGAAATGACGGGAAGTTACATGTTGATTCTTCCTTTGATTTTAACCTGTGTTGCAGCAACGTTTATGGCGCAAACACTGGGTGCAACGTCACTCTATAGTGAAATCTTAAACAATACTTTAGATAAATTAGGCATTAAGCGCGAAGAATGA
- a CDS encoding ATP-binding cassette domain-containing protein, with the protein MAYITLRDVQLAFGGPALLDGANFNLERGERVCLIGRNGEGKSTLLKLIEGSLLPDAGEVALQNGITISMLAQDVPMDSGKVSDIVADGAGEAAEVLRAYHEASDACVLGDMDACDRMGHLQHKMDQLDGWALETKVNAILSKMGLDPDADLADLSGGRKRRVLLARALLTQPDVLLLDEPTNHLDVESIEWLEKFLLDQNNLTLLFISHDRAFVDSIATRIVELDRGTLRSFEGNYSRYLELKAQQMEAEEKQNALFDKRLAEEEVWIRQGIKARRTRNEGRVRALKALREESKARRSQQGKVNMMAQEANRSGKLVFEIENMSVSFADDAPIIKDFSAIVLRGDRIGLVGDNGVGKTTLIKAILGEQAHSGAVKTGTQLEVAYFDQLRNALDLEKSVKDNVSEGSDHVDVNGQRRHIYSYLQDFLFSPERARTPVKALSGGERNRILLAKLLLKPSNLIVMDEPTNDLDMVTLELLEEMLASYKGTLLLISHDRAFMDNVVTSTWVFDGKGHIDEYVGGYQDYLEQRPDQTVVDQKSSVKKALAKAEATTASTVKKVKLSYKDQRELEQLPLEIETLEQEQAYLHAQLADGSLFIQDADQALKLSQRLNEIDELLLEKLERWEALDNLNQG; encoded by the coding sequence ATGGCCTATATTACTTTAAGGGATGTCCAACTTGCTTTCGGTGGACCTGCCTTGCTCGACGGCGCGAACTTCAACCTAGAACGTGGCGAACGAGTCTGTTTGATTGGCCGAAATGGTGAAGGTAAGTCTACATTACTTAAACTGATTGAAGGAAGCTTACTTCCAGATGCCGGTGAAGTTGCATTACAAAATGGCATCACTATTTCAATGCTCGCGCAAGATGTACCAATGGATTCAGGTAAAGTTTCCGATATTGTTGCAGATGGTGCCGGTGAAGCAGCCGAAGTACTACGTGCCTATCATGAAGCAAGTGATGCTTGTGTATTAGGTGATATGGACGCTTGTGACCGAATGGGTCATTTACAACATAAAATGGACCAGCTTGACGGTTGGGCCCTAGAAACCAAAGTAAATGCGATTTTAAGTAAAATGGGGTTAGATCCAGATGCTGACTTAGCAGATCTATCTGGCGGACGTAAACGTCGTGTCTTATTGGCCCGTGCCTTACTCACACAACCCGATGTCCTATTACTCGACGAACCCACCAACCATTTAGATGTGGAAAGTATCGAATGGTTAGAAAAATTTTTACTCGACCAAAATAATTTAACCTTACTGTTTATTTCGCATGACCGAGCTTTTGTCGATAGTATTGCAACACGTATTGTTGAGCTTGACCGAGGTACCTTGCGTAGTTTTGAAGGAAACTACTCGCGCTACCTTGAATTAAAAGCACAACAAATGGAAGCAGAAGAAAAGCAGAATGCGCTGTTTGATAAACGTTTAGCTGAAGAAGAGGTCTGGATTCGCCAAGGAATCAAAGCCCGTCGTACCCGTAATGAAGGACGTGTTCGTGCGCTCAAAGCGCTGCGTGAGGAATCTAAAGCGCGCCGTTCTCAGCAAGGGAAAGTTAACATGATGGCGCAAGAGGCTAACCGTTCAGGGAAGTTGGTGTTTGAAATCGAAAATATGAGTGTTAGTTTTGCTGATGATGCACCTATTATCAAAGACTTTTCTGCAATCGTTTTGCGTGGTGATCGTATTGGCTTAGTCGGTGATAACGGTGTAGGTAAAACGACATTAATTAAAGCGATTCTAGGTGAACAAGCACACAGTGGTGCAGTCAAAACAGGAACACAGCTCGAAGTGGCCTACTTTGATCAATTGCGTAATGCACTAGATCTGGAAAAGTCAGTCAAAGATAATGTCTCTGAGGGTTCCGACCACGTTGATGTTAATGGACAGCGTCGTCATATTTACAGCTATTTGCAAGATTTCTTATTCTCACCTGAACGTGCACGTACACCCGTTAAGGCGCTCTCTGGTGGAGAACGTAATCGTATTTTATTGGCCAAGTTATTGCTTAAACCTTCAAACCTGATTGTGATGGATGAACCGACCAACGATCTGGATATGGTAACTTTAGAGTTATTAGAAGAAATGCTGGCCAGTTATAAAGGTACTTTATTACTGATTTCACATGACCGTGCCTTTATGGATAATGTCGTCACCTCAACTTGGGTATTTGATGGCAAAGGTCATATTGATGAGTATGTTGGTGGTTATCAGGATTATTTGGAGCAACGTCCAGATCAAACGGTTGTTGATCAGAAAAGTTCGGTGAAAAAAGCCCTTGCCAAAGCAGAAGCCACCACGGCATCTACGGTGAAAAAAGTAAAGCTAAGCTATAAAGATCAACGTGAATTAGAGCAATTACCGCTTGAAATTGAGACTTTAGAACAAGAGCAGGCATATTTGCATGCCCAGTTGGCAGATGGCTCATTATTTATTCAGGATGCAGATCAAGCCTTAAAACTTTCTCAACGTCTCAACGAAATTGACGAGTTACTACTCGAAAAGCTCGAACGTTGGGAAGCCTTAGATAATCTAAATCAAGGCTAA
- a CDS encoding AraC family transcriptional regulator yields MSRLTDASIVLRLGYQAIHRAGLPAEEILTQAGVALTQLEANQRTPLSAQHAFWLALQNVSQDADIGLHLGEYLPLYRGQVIEHLFISSQTFAEGLQRALAYQRLISDAFAAKLVIDDEHCYLTNGIQHVSDPMVNRHFSECAMSGILRFFKFITEGRFQALYIDFNFQQGAADHEYTRIYGCPVSLGQPETRLYFDPAILNDPLWQAEPELLHLHEQFALEKLQELARYDLIADVRRVIGSILETGNITLETVAAQLNLTPRRLRTHLSEAQTSFQQVLSSYRCRLAKRLLANTDESIERIVYLTGFAEPSTFYRAFKRWTNETPVEYRKRKRKI; encoded by the coding sequence GTGAGTCGATTAACAGATGCATCTATTGTGCTGCGATTGGGTTATCAAGCGATTCATCGTGCAGGTTTACCAGCTGAAGAGATTTTAACTCAAGCTGGTGTCGCTTTGACTCAGCTTGAAGCTAACCAGCGTACCCCTTTAAGTGCACAACATGCATTTTGGTTAGCATTACAAAACGTAAGCCAAGATGCGGATATTGGTTTACATCTAGGTGAGTATTTACCACTTTATCGTGGTCAAGTCATTGAACACTTATTTATTTCTTCACAAACTTTTGCAGAGGGCTTACAGCGTGCCTTGGCATATCAACGTCTCATTAGTGATGCTTTCGCTGCAAAGCTGGTTATTGATGATGAGCACTGCTATTTAACCAATGGTATACAGCATGTATCTGACCCTATGGTTAATCGCCATTTTTCTGAATGTGCAATGTCTGGAATTTTACGCTTCTTTAAATTTATAACGGAAGGTCGTTTTCAAGCGTTATATATTGATTTTAATTTTCAGCAAGGTGCGGCTGATCATGAATATACGCGGATCTACGGCTGTCCTGTGAGCTTGGGACAACCAGAAACACGGTTGTATTTTGATCCAGCAATTTTAAATGATCCGCTTTGGCAAGCAGAGCCAGAATTGCTGCATTTACATGAACAATTTGCATTGGAAAAATTACAAGAACTGGCACGTTATGATCTGATTGCTGATGTACGCCGTGTAATAGGCTCAATATTAGAAACAGGTAACATTACGCTTGAAACCGTGGCTGCACAGTTAAACCTTACGCCAAGGCGCTTAAGAACACATTTGAGTGAAGCACAAACCAGTTTTCAGCAAGTCTTATCCAGTTATCGTTGCAGGCTCGCCAAACGACTATTAGCCAATACCGATGAAAGTATCGAACGGATTGTTTATTTAACTGGATTTGCTGAGCCAAGTACCTTTTATCGTGCTTTTAAACGCTGGACCAATGAAACACCTGTGGAGTATCGGAAACGGAAACGTAAAATATGA
- the leuD gene encoding 3-isopropylmalate dehydratase small subunit, whose amino-acid sequence MKAYTIEQGIVAPLDRANVDTDLIIPKQFLKSIKRTGFGDNLFDELRYLDEGYPGQDNSIRPKNPDFVLNQARYQGASILISRANFGCGSSREHAPWALEEYGFRTVIAPSYADIFFNNSFKNGMLPVILSEEIVDQLFKECLETEGYQLTIDLQAQEVRTPCGDAFKFEVDPFRKHCLLNGLDDIGLTLQAADEIHAYEAKTKQSRPWVFAEIKA is encoded by the coding sequence CAATGTAGATACCGATTTAATTATTCCTAAACAGTTTTTAAAATCAATTAAGCGTACTGGTTTCGGTGATAATTTATTTGATGAGTTACGTTATTTAGATGAAGGTTATCCAGGACAGGATAATTCAATACGTCCTAAAAATCCGGATTTTGTTTTAAATCAAGCACGTTATCAGGGTGCGAGTATTTTAATTTCTCGTGCCAATTTTGGTTGTGGTTCAAGTCGTGAACATGCACCATGGGCGTTGGAAGAGTACGGTTTTCGTACCGTAATTGCACCGAGTTATGCTGATATTTTCTTTAACAATAGTTTTAAAAATGGCATGTTACCAGTCATTTTATCTGAAGAAATTGTTGATCAGTTGTTTAAAGAATGTTTAGAAACAGAAGGTTATCAACTTACAATTGATTTACAAGCACAAGAAGTACGTACACCTTGCGGAGATGCTTTTAAGTTTGAAGTTGATCCATTTCGTAAACATTGTTTGTTAAATGGTCTTGATGATATCGGTTTAACCTTACAAGCAGCAGATGAAATTCATGCTTACGAAGCCAAAACCAAGCAATCACGTCCTTGGGTTTTTGCGGAAATTAAAGCTTAA